The genome window AGATTGACAAGGTAGAACCCTATTGGTCACTAAAATGCTCAGCCGGTTAATACATTCACCTTTCAATTTGATAAATTATTTATGTTTAAAAAGAGTATTTTCAGCTTTGACTCACGTCTTTCAGAATATCTCAATAGtacagaaggagaagatgaatcAATCATAAAAggaaacatcaataataatgaattcATAAAATGTTCATTACCTACGTGGCGGCAACCCTCGTGATACCGCCTTGACCTAACTCTCACGACCTGCGCCTCGCCCCGTACCAGCACACCTCCCTGGAAGCCTATCAGTCACTCGTTCAGTCGCATAGCCTCACACTCTTCAGTAGTCAGTAGCCTGTCGTCAGTTGTGTTGGTGACAGCAAAGGAGCCACAGCCGTCATCACAACTCCTCTTCGCCAGTCGCAATGAGCCCCGCCACAAGGCCCGGCCTCTCCGCCACTCGACAACTCCTGTTCAGATGTCCAGAATGTGACTACGTCTGCAACAAAAAGGGCAATCTGAAGCGACACTTTCGATCTGTccacgaggagaggaaggagtcgTTTTGCTGCGGGAAACTCTTCACCACCACGGCAGCCATTCGTCTTCACCAGAAAACGGTGCACGGGAACGGCTACTGCTGTCCAACTTGCTCCATGATCTTTGACAGGAAGGTCAGCCTTTGGAGGCACCGCTTTACACACACCGCAGAAAAACCTCTCCAGTGTGCCTGTTGCTCTTACAAGACCTGCAGCAAGTATAACCTCCAACGACATGTCAGACTGAGGCATTCCACAGTGCGCAAGCCAAAAGCCAGTGGTCGTTCACAGCAGCCACAGGCCTCGGTCTCCACCTCCCAGCCAGAGCGTCACGACCTTGCACCACAATTGGAGCCTCACGCCCCTGCACCACAACCGGAGCCTCACGCCCCTGCACCACAACCGGAGCCTCACGCCCCTGCACCACAACCGAAGGCTCACGCCCCTGCACCACAGTTAGAGTCTCACGCTTCTGTTCCACAACAGGAGCCTCACGCCCCTGCACCACGACCGGAGGCTCACGCCCCTGCACCACTACCGGAGACTCACGCTTATGAACCACAACCGGAGCCTCACGCCCCTGCACCACAACCGGAGTTGCGAAAGGAGATGCCAGCAGCCCATGATGTTCCACACCAGCCTGTCCCACTTCACCACACGCAATGGTTTCCGGCACAGCAGCCAGGCCTCAACTACCACAGGACAGAGGAGACTCACCACTCCCTCGAACAAGTCTCACAATGGCCTACCCCGCCTGCAGAGGACCCTGAGGACCAACCACTTCTGTGGCACCAAGAAGTTCCGTTAGATCTGACTTTTCGAAAATATACGCAAGGTAAGTTTTCGTAATGTTCGTTCTTATGCATATATTTTCATAGTGGATTGATCTATTTATtcagttgtttttatttacttaaaaATTTCCAGTAGAAAATGTTACACTAATATAATATATACCCTACTGAAAGTAGTTATTATACTCTATGaaattattcatttttctctctttggttCTGTACTCTAGGTTTTCActgttctgttatttttttaggAGACATCAACGCAGCGCAGAGGCCATTCCCGGGCTCTTATTACCAGTGGCTGCCAGAAACACAGGCGCAGCCCGCTTCTCATGGTTGGATGGCGTACCCATGGCCACCGCCTCTCTACCACCAAGCTCTCTTTCCTGCAGCCGGCAGCCATTGGCATTCTCACGCCGTCCCACACTACACCCAACACCTACCAAACTATACCCACGCAACAGTGGCTACCCACCACAGCCACGCAGCAACAGCGGCCCACCTCAGCCATGCAGCAACAGCCGCCCACCACAGCCATGCAGCAATACccgcccaccaccgccacgcagCAACAGTCGCCCACCACAGCCATGCAGCAACAGTCGCCCACCACAGCCACGCAGCAACAGTCACCCATCACagccacacagcagcagcagccgcccGCCACAGCCGCTATTCCGGGTCTGAATCAGGCGCCCAGGAATGGCACCTTTTGCATGAAGGGGCTTTGCAGGAGGAGCGTCTCGTCCACTCTCATTCTGGTGCAGGTAAGTTCATCCCATCAATTTTGCACAAGTAGCTCCTGTTGCCTGACGGTCGTTGTTGGGGGAGGGGGATTGTTTCTTTGGCTATAGAATAAAGGGCGTATACATGCACAGGGCTGTTCACATACACCAGAGCACTGCTGTCATTATGGTTGTTTTCTCCTGGAAGGTTTCGCAGCGTGGGTTATTTGGTCCCCCCATTGGGTCACGAGAAGTTTTTTAGGGGCCACAGAACAAAATTAGGTAAATGGAGGACCACACGGGACCACAAAACTTCCTAAGTTTGTGTTGCTCATATTATAAGcttaatattttcatatttgttttttgttgtctctTGTCAGGTGTTCTACTGCTTCATTTAGCGACTTCAGCATCTTTTTGCTGTAATCCTGCTAACATTCACTTCCCATGAGTTGGCAACGCTGGATTCAGAGTtgctatgaatatttttttattttcggaCATTCTGTCCCATTTTTGTCCGTTTGTCTTTAAATTTTCCTGAAAAAAGACGTCATtaatttgcctttttcttttttcttgattttttttacacatatatgtatatatatatatatatatatatatatatatatatatatatatatatatatatatatatatatatatatatatatatatatatatatatatatatatatatatatatatatatatatatatatatatatatatatatatatatatatatatatatatatatatatatatatatatatatatatatatatatatatatatatatatatatatatatatatatatatatatatatatatatatatatatatatatatatatatatatatatatatatatatatatatatatatatatatatatatatatatatatatatatatatatatatatatatatatatatatatatatatatatatatatatatatatatatatatatatatatatatatatatatatatatatatatatatatatatatatatacatatatatatatatatatatatatatatatatatatatatatatatatatatatatatatatatatatatatatatatatatatatatatatatatacatatatatatatatatatatatatatatatatatatatatatatatatatatatatatatatatatatatatatatatatatatatatatatatatatatatatatatatatatatatatatatatatatatatatatatatatatatatatatatatatatatatatatatatatatatatatatatatatatatatatatatatatatatatatatatatatatatatatatatatatatatatatatatatatatatatatatatatatatatatatatatatatatatatatatatatatatatatatatatatatatatatatatatatatatatatatatatatatatatatatatatatatatatatatatatatatatatatatatatatatatatatatatatatataaagaattgTCACTCTATCAAAGCATTAGTATAATATATTCATCCCAAGATGTATTAAGTTTGGGGGGGAACTCAAATTACCTTGGATGAGGCCACTGccgaaaaaaaagattgaggagCTTTGCTCTACTGTTTCTTTGGTTATATAATGACGTACAGGACGCTACCATTTTATTAATGAAAGGTTTTCTTGTTTCTAGTGTTGCAGTCCAGGCCTTCCCCAGTTGGAGAAAACCAAGCACAATACCCTCCGTCAAGTCCCGCCTCCCTGGAGCAGAGCGGCGGCGAGAGCCCAAAACATCAGGGCGCTACTTACGCTGACATGGATCCTTCACCTTCAGGCTTCCAGGAAAAAGATCCTGTACCACCTCAGCAGAGCCCTCCCCAGCCCGGTGCAGgcgcccaccaccaccctcaggtTGCAGTATCGCTTTGGCAAGGTGAGTCACTGTTGACTTCACATTAGGTTCTGAAGTATGTCTCTTCATTCGGGATTTAAGGCTCCTTATACGTCTGATTGattgactatttatttatttattttttcacaacGTTAATTTATGAATATATCTCCTCCCCAGGTTGGGCATAGCTTGTCGCGCCAGGCTCACACCGCAACTCATCTGatggcagcagcaacaacagtgatTACATTGAAGACTAGTGGCGTGAAGCACGTGATGATGACGAAGTCTGCATAGAGTTCTCCTGTCGTCACTGTATGCCAGGCCTTCAGGACAAGTATCATGGGGGAGAGCAGCTTCCCATGATACCTTTGTTCGCATGTCATGCCAGCCTTCTCCAATTGGCCGTGTTTTGTCATGTTGATTTGtcacttgtttatctatttattcattcatctatttgtttatttattttctatcgtATATTTACTCAGTATCGACGTCTATTTTGAAATGTATCTGAATTGTATCTGAACTTGATGAGTTGTTCTATTTTTTACAATGTGGGTGTACTTTTTTCGTTTGTATTGTAAGAGCGCAgagtttaattttatttatcgatttatatgtttatttatctataataTTATAAGGTTGTCTTGattgcaagtaaaaaaaaaagtacaaaagttAACGTGTACTTCATTTTCTTGATGTTTGCGTGCAATAAAGATCTGATGATCCACATACTGTGTTTGGTACCTTTGATATTGGCAGGAAGGTCTCAAAGACAAAGATGAAGGGCAATATCAATAGTTTGTGACTAATTatatagtgaaaaaaatatgtttacTTCCGGTGATAGGAACAAAATTCAATACATTGACATCAATActaacaaacaactgaaccattgaaacaaaaaaattatcaaaGTTTAAAAAAAGTTACGAAAATAGACGtgaaggtatgagagagagagagagagagagagagagagagagagagagagagagaagaaaaagaacattctGCCTTGAGCCCTAAAAAACTAAAACGGAGCCGAGCGGTTCGTGGCGAGAGGCGTTTGTTGACAAGCACAGCTGACGACTCAGCTGATTATCACTCCGCCTGCTGGTCTGTGCACTCGCCACCTGTTGATGACCGTTGCTTTATATATCACCAACCTGTGCTGCCATGTGAGGTTGAGGTTCTCATTGTTTAAAATTTGTTTGCGCAATTCATCAGCATGTTGTTTTCTGAGGAAGGAAGACCGTCCTTGAAGAGGGAAAACTATCGCCCTACTCTTTATCTTTCCGACCATGGCATGGATCCTTGCGGTGATGTCTTTCCTCAGTTTATACACAAATG of Portunus trituberculatus isolate SZX2019 chromosome 37, ASM1759143v1, whole genome shotgun sequence contains these proteins:
- the LOC123514061 gene encoding leucine-rich repeat extensin-like protein 3; protein product: MSPATRPGLSATRQLLFRCPECDYVCNKKGNLKRHFRSVHEERKESFCCGKLFTTTAAIRLHQKTVHGNGYCCPTCSMIFDRKVSLWRHRFTHTAEKPLQCACCSYKTCSKYNLQRHVRLRHSTVRKPKASGRSQQPQASVSTSQPERHDLAPQLEPHAPAPQPEPHAPAPQPEPHAPAPQPKAHAPAPQLESHASVPQQEPHAPAPRPEAHAPAPLPETHAYEPQPEPHAPAPQPELRKEMPAAHDVPHQPVPLHHTQWFPAQQPGLNYHRTEETHHSLEQVSQWPTPPAEDPEDQPLLWHQEVPLDLTFRKYTQGDINAAQRPFPGSYYQWLPETQAQPASHGWMAYPWPPPLYHQALFPAAGSHWHSHAVPHYTQHLPNYTHATVATHHSHAATAAHLSHAATAAHHSHAAIPAHHRHAATVAHHSHAATVAHHSHAATVTHHSHTAAAAARHSRYSGSESGAQEWHLLHEGALQEERLVHSHSGAVLQSRPSPVGENQAQYPPSSPASLEQSGGESPKHQGATYADMDPSPSGFQEKDPVPPQQSPPQPGAGAHHHPQVAVSLWQGWA